One Mycolicibacterium sp. TUM20985 genomic window, CCGTGACGACGGTCCTTCCCGGCTACTCGACGCAAGCCGGAACCTACACTGCGCCTTCGCTTCCCACGACCTCGCGCCGACGGCTGCTCGTCGTATGGGTGGCCGCCATCGGCCTCGTCGCCGCCGGCTTGGTCGCGCTGTCCGGCGCCATCGAGAAGCCGGCTGCGAAGTACGTCTGCCCGCCCGACTGCGGGCGGCCGCCGATGGGCCAACCCGTCACCATCAACCCGCGCTTCACCGCTCCCGACGGGACGTTCTCGGTCGCCTACCCCGCCGAGGGATCGGCATACGCCGTCACCTCCAACGACCGCGGCGTCACGGCGGACCTGTTGGTGGGCGACCGCGGCACCATGCGACTGTTCAGCGAGCCGGCCCAGGGACGCACACCCGAACAGATCACCAAACAGCTCGTCAAGAAGACCTTCCCCGACAACAAGATGGCGTACGAGATCCCCAACGCCATGGTCGGGTATCAACCGGGCTACGGGCTGGCCGCCGACTGCTGGCCACAGGGATCCAATGCGAGCTACACCCGGATGCGGGTGGTCGTGATGGTGGCCGTGAAGAACGACCTCGCACTGGTGGCCGGTGCGGTCGGCCCGTACCACGCGTTCGGGCCGGACTTCGGTTCGGGCAAACCATCGGCGGCCAACCTGCAACTCGCCCTGGACATGGGCAAATACGTCAACAGCTTCAGCTGGCGGGGCGACCCGGTGCGCTGACGGCGCCGTTCGATTCGCGTGCGAGCTGACTAGGGTCCACTTGAATGGTGACATTGACAAATGTCACCAATCGCTGCTGTACTCCAGCTGTGACGACCGACCCGATGCCCGTCAGAGGATCGCGACGATCGCGCGGCGCCGCCGCGCTCAGCGGCCTGACCCTGCGACAGATCAGCGCGGTACTGCCACCCGAACGGGCGTGGGGGTTGTGGACGTCGCGACGGATCGTCGCGCGGATCATGGATTCCTTCGGCCCCTCTCTCGCGGGCACCGAGGTCGAGAAGGTCGACGTCCGCGTCCGCGACGGCGGACGGGTCGTCGGCGAATGGGTGCGTGGCGCCGGGGTCGAGCACGCCGGGCAATGCATCTACTTCTTGCACGGCAGTGGATTCGCCCTGTGCTCACCGCGCACTCACCGTCGGCTGACCGCGTGGCTGTCACGGCTCACCGGTCTGCCGGTGTTCTGCGTTGACTACCGACTTGCGCCGCGCTACCGATTCCCCACCGCCGCCGTGGACGTCCGCTCGGGCTGGGACTGGCTGTGCCGCGAGAAGGGTTACGCCCCAGACAGCATCGTCGTGGCGGGCGACTCGGCGGGCGGACATCTCGCCGTCGACCTATTGTTGCAGTCCGACGTCGACCACCCGGCCGGACTGGCGCTGTTCTCCCCCTTGATCGACCTGACGTTCGGGCTGGCACGCGTCCGCGAGGAGTTGCGCCGCGACCCCGCGATCCGCGCCACCGACGCTGCCAGACTGGTCGGATTATATTGTGCAGGAACCGATCTCACGCACCCCAGGCTCACCCTCGACGTCGCAGGCGGCCGCCGGCTGCCGCCGACACTCATCCAGGCCGGCGGCGGCGAGATGCTCGTCGGCGATGCCAGGAGGCTGGCCGCCGACGTCACGACGGCCGGCGGGGACTGCGAGCTGCAGGTCTGGCCCGACCAGGTGCACGTCTTCCAGGCGTTGCCGCGACTCGCACCCGATGCCGTGCCCGCCATGCGGCGGGTGGCCGCATTCATCGCGGAGTCGTTGCAGACCAAAGAAATTCGGCGGGCGGGATGAGCCTGTTGGGATCATCACCCAAGCGCAGTCACGGCGCGGCCGCGGTCATCACCGGCGCGGGCAGCGGCATCGGCGCGGCCTTCGCCACTGAACTGGCCGGTCGCGGCGGCCGGGTCGTGTGCAGCGACGTCGACGAGGTGTCCTCGCGCGCCACCGCCGATGCCATCGTGGCCGCCGGCGGTCAGGCCACCTCGGTCCGTTGCGACGTCTCCCAGATCGACGACGTACGACAGCTGGCCAAGGAAGCGCAGACCTGGCTCGACGGTCCGCCCACGTTGATGATCAACAACGCGGGCGTCGGTGCCGGCGGCGCACCCATCGGGGAGATCGAGCTCGACGACTGGAGCTGGGTCCTCGGCATCAACCTGTGGGGGCCGATCAACGGCTGCCAGGTGTTCACGCCGATCATGCGCAACGCGGGCCGGCCGGGCGGGATCATCAACGTCGCGTCGGCCGCCGCCTTCGGGGCCGCGCCGGGGATGGCGGCCTACAACGTCAGCAAGGCGGGGGTGCTCTCGCTGTCCGAGACGCTAGCCGCCGAACTATCCGGTACCGGCATCAACGTGACCGTGCTGTGTCCCACCTTCGTCAAGACCAACATCGTTGAGGCGGGCCGCATCTCGGCGAGATCGACACAGTTGGCCGACCGGCTGATGCGCTGGACCGGATTCTCCCCGGAGCGGGTCGCCCGCACCTGCCTGGACACCAACGACCGAGGCGGCCTGTACTGCATGCCGCAGCCCGACGCCAGAATTGGCTGGGCTGTCAAACGTTTGACCCCGACGGTCTACACCCGTGCCGCCGGCCTGACCAATCGCGTCACCCAGTAGGAGGTAGCCGTGGCCACCACACGAGGCATCGACATGGACGTCATGCTCGCGAAGATCAAGGACCGCCAGTGGGCACTGGCCGACATCGACTGGGATGCACCCGGTGCCGAGACGATCAGCGATGAGTTCCGGCCCAAGCTCAAGGCGTTCATGGCCGATCTCTGCTGGATTGAGAACGTGGGCGCCAGGGGCTTCGCCGCGCTGGCCAAGAAGGCGCCGACGCCGACACTCGCCGAGATCTACCGCTACTTCCACGCCGAGGAACAGCGCCACGCCAATGCCGAACTGGCGCTGATGAAGCGGTGGGGAATGCTCTCCGACGGCGAGATGCCGGAACCGAACATCAACATCCGGCTGGCCATCCAATGGCTGGACAAGTACTCCGACGACATGTCCCTGTCGATTCTGGGCACCGTCATCCCCATGCTGGAGGTTGCCCTCGACGGTGCGCTGCTCAAGTTCCTGCTCGAAGAGGTCCACGACCCCGTCTGCCATCAGGTCTTCGAGAAGATCAACAACGACGAATCACGCCACATCGCCGTCGACTTCGACGTCCTCAACATGATCGGGAACGCGACCCCGCGCCGGTTGGCCATTCAGTTCATCGGCAACGTCGCGTCACCGGGAGTCATCATCGGCGCCCTGATGTATGCGCCGCTGCTCAACCGGATGCGCAACAACATCGTCGGGATGGGGCTCGAGCCAGAACGGCTCTACAACGCGATGAAGCGTTTCAAGCAGCTGGGCGAGCGCGCCGAGTTCACCCGCCGGGTGCCGACGTATCAGCTCCTGAAGTTCCACTCCAAGATGGTGATCAACCCCAACCATCCGTACCACCTCCTGGCCAACACGATGGTCCGGCTGTCCGACCGCTACCCCGACGCGCTCCTGAGCCCCATCCCCACCTGGTTCAAGGAACTCACCCACGAACCGGCGGCCTGACGTGCACGTCTACGACACCCTGATCGTCGGCACCGGCTTCACCGGCATCGGCGCGGCCATCAAGCTGACCCAGGCCGGGGTCGAGGACATCGTCATCGTCGAACGCGACGACCGCGTGGGCGGCACCTGGCGTGATGCCACGTATCCCGGTGCGGCATGCGACATTCCGTCACTGCTGTACTCGTTCTCCTTCGTCGCCAACCCCACCTGGTCGCGCGCCTACTCCCCCGCCGCGGAGATCCACCAGCACATCGAGGACATGGTCGACCGCTTCGACCTGCGGCGCCGCATCCGGTTCGGCGTCGAGGTCGACGGTCTGGCCTTCGACGAGGCCGAGGGGGTCTGGAACGTTTCCACCAGCGGCCGCGAGCGGTACCGCGCACGCACCATCGTGTTGGCGTCGGGACCGCTGCCCGATCACGTGTTCCCCGACATTCGCGGGATCGACACCTACGAGGGTCACAAGATCCACAGTGCCCGCTGGGATCACGGCTACGACTTCGCCGGCAAGCGGGTCGCCGTGATCGGCACCGGTGCCAGCGCCGTGCAGATCGTGCCCAAGCTGGTCGAAGAGGCTGCGTTCGTCAAGGTCTTCCAGCGCACGCCAGGTTGGGTGATACCGCGGCTCGACGTGGCCACCCCCGGTCGGGCACAGGAACTATTCGCGAAAGTGCCTGCAGCGCAGCGGCTAGCCCGTCAGGCGCTGTTCTGGGGACACGAGGCAAGCGCGACGGCCCTGGTGTGGAACTCACCGCTGAGCAACGTCGTCGCCCGGGTCGGCAAGGCGCATCTGAAGCGACAGGTGAAGGATCCCTGGTTGCGCAGGCAGCTGACGCCGGACTTCACGCCGGGCTGCAAGCGGCTGCTGGTGTCCAGTGACTACTACCCGGCGCTGCAGCGCGACAATTGCAAGCTGATCGACTGGCCCATCGCGACGATGAGCCCCGTCGGCATCCGCACCAGCGACGGTGTCGAGCACCATCTCGATGCCATCGTGTTCGCCACCGGATACGACGTCCACCTGACCGGTCCCCCGTATTCGGTCACCGGGCTCGGCGGCAGATCACTCGCCGACGAATGGACCGGCGGCGCACAGGCTTACAAGAGCATCAACGCCAGCGGGTACCCCAACCTGTTCTTCATGACGGGACCCAACTCGGGACCGGGTCACAACTCGCTGCTGGTGTTCGTGGAGGGCCAGATCGACTACGCCGTGTCCGGCATCACGACGATCCTGCGCAGCGACCTCCGCTACCTCGACGTCCGAGCCGAGGTGCAAGGGCGCCATAACGAGCAGCTGCAGAAGCGGCTGACCAAGACCACGTGGATGAGCGGCTGCAACAGTTGGTACCTCACCGCCGACGGTTTCAATGCCTCGATGTACCCGGGCTTCGCGACACAGTATCTTCGACAGATGCGCGACTTCCGGTTCGGAGACTATGACGCCGTGGCCCGCCACGCGCCCGCAGTCGCCGGTATGACGTCGTCGGCCTGACGTGCCGCCCGCCAAGCAGCCGCGGCAACAGGCAGGCGCGATATCGACGATCCTGAACGGGCTCCGTCGCGCGCCGAGGCAGATCCGGCGGGGTTCACGCGACGTCATCGAGAACGCGGTGTCCCAGCTCTTCGACGCTGCCGTCCAACCCCATGGCGTGGAAGCCTCCGGCGAATACCGGATCGAGGAGCTCGCGCGACTGGCCGGCACCACCATCCGCAACATCCGCGTCTACCGGGACCGCGGCTTGCTGCATCCACCGCTACGGGTCGGCCGCATCGCGCTGTTCAACGACACGCACCTGACCCGGCTGCGGCTGATCACGTCGATGCTGGACCGTGGCTACAACATCGCTCACGTCCACGAAATGCTCAGCGCGTGGGAACAGGGCAAGAACCTTGGCGACATGCTTGGGCTGGAATCGGCGATCGCGGGCAGTTGGGCCACGGAGAAACCGGACCGGATGTCGGTCGCGGACGCCAAGCAACTCATCGACGACGACGCCGGTTTCGAACGGCTGGTCGGCCTCGGCGTGGTCACCGTCGACGGTGACGAGGCGACGATCGTGCGGCCCAAGCTCATCGAGGCGTTCAACGAGATCCGGCAGTACGGCGTCAGCCTCGACAAGCTCATCGACCTCCACGAGCAGACCGCACCACTCATCGACGAGATCAGCGGCATCCTGGTGCGCGCGGGCGTCGACCACGTCCTCACCCGGATCCAGCCCGGCGCCGCCCTGCCGCCAGACACCGAGGTCGCCGAGCTGATCACCATGCTGGTGCGGTTTCGCACGCAAGCCGTGGCGGCGGTATCGGCCACGCTGGCGTTCTCGATCGAGTCGACCATCGAGTCGGTGGTCAGTCAGATCCTCGGCGAGTTCATCGAGAAGGCGGCCGAAGACCAAGCCTGACCTCGCGAGCAGACGCAAAGGGCCCTCGTGCGGCCCAAATCAGGGCCCTTTACGTCTGCTCACGGGGAAGGGGGAGCGGGGAGGGGGTCATTCCCACTCGATGGTTCCGGGCGGCTTGCTGGTCACGTCGAGCACCACCCGGTTCACCTCGGACACCTCGTTGGTGATCCGGGTCGAGATCCGCTCGAGCACCTCGTAGGGCACCCGGGTCCAGTCCGCGGTCATCGCATCCTCGCTGGATACCGGCCGCAGGACGATCGGGTGACCGTAGGTGCGACCGTCGCCCTGGACGCCCACCGAACGGACGTCGGCGAGCAGCACGACGGGGCACTGCCAGATCTGGTTGTCCAGACCCGCGCTGGTGAGTTCCTCACGCGCGATGGAGTCAGCGCGCCGCAGCGTGTCCAGCCGCGCCGCGGTAACCTCGCCGACGATGCGGATGCCGAGGCCCGGACCCGGGAAGGGTTGGCGCCCAACGATTTCCTCGGGCAACCCCAATTCGCGGCCGACCGCGCGGACCTCGTCCTTGAAGAGCAGGCGTAACGGCTCGACCAGCTTGAACTTCAGGTCGTCGGGCAGCCCACCGACGTTGTGATGGCTCTTGATGTTCGCCGCGCCCGTGCCCCCGCCGGACTCGACGACGTCGGGGTAGAGGGTGCCCTGCACCAGGAAGTCCACGTCGGACCCGTGCTCACCGGCCACCTCGCGCACCGCGCCCTCGAACGCGCGGATGAACTCGCGCCCGATGATCTTGCGCTTTCCCTCGGGGTTGGTGACCCCCGAAAGGGCTTGCAGGAAACGCTCTTCGGCGTCGACGGTGACCAGTTTGGCGCCGGTGGCCGCAACGAAGTCGCGCTGCACCTGGCCGCGCTCCCCGGCCCGCAGCAGCCCGTGGTCGACGAAGACGCATGTCAACCGGTCGCCGATGGCGCGTTGCACCAACGCGGCAGCGACCGCGGAGTCGACCCCGCCCGACAGCCCGCAGAGGGCCCGTCCGTCACCGATCTGCGCGCGCACCTGTTCGATCAGCGCGTCGGCGATGTTGGCCGGCGTCCAGGTGGCGCCAATCCCGGCGAACTCGTGCAGGAACCGGCTGAGCACCTGCTGGCCGTGCGGTGAGTGCAGGACCTCGGGGTGGTACTGAACGCCCGCGAGCCTGCGGTCACGATTCTCGAAGGCCGCCACCGGAGCACCGGCACTGGTCGCGACGACCGAGAAACCCTCGGGGGCCGCGGTCACCGCGTCGCCGTGGCTCATCCACACCGGTTGATTCGCGGGCAGATCCGAATGCAGTTCGCCGCCATCGACTTTCAGGTCCGTCCGGCCGTACTCGCTGGTGCCGGTGTGCGCGACGGTACCGCCGAGCGCCTGCGCCATCGCCTGGAATCCGTAGCAGATGCCGAACACGGGCACGTCGAGGTCGAAGAGCGCCGGATCGAGTTGCGGTGCCCCCTCGGCGTACACGCTGGCCGGACCGCCGGACAACACGATGGCCGCCGGGTCCTTGGCCTTGATCTCATCGACCGTCGCGGTGTGCGGGATGACCTCCGAGTAAACCCGCGCCTCCCGGACGCGACGGGCGATGAGCTGCGCGTACTGCGCGCCGAAGTCGACGACCAACACGGGCCGGGGTGATGCCGTTTCCACTGCTGCAGTCTAGTGGCGGACGCCGCCGGACCTGCCCTCCGGCCTCAGCCGATCGAGCGGACCGGTTCGATCGGGAGCCGGCGCAGTGCCGCGGGCGCGTCGGCCGGCACCACGGGGTGCTGAGGCGGAATCGGCGCCAGCCGCTGGTACGGCTGCCCCTGAGCGGGCCGCTGGTCCACCTCACCCTTGTTGGGCCACAGCGATGCGGCCCGCTCGGCCTGCGCCGTGATGCTCAGCGACGGGTTGACGCCCATGTTCGCCGAGATCGCGGCCCCGTCCACCACCGACAGGGTCGGATAGTGGTGGACGCGGTGGTACGGGTCGATGACGCCGTGCTCCGCCGTATCGCCGATCGTCGCGCCGCCGAGGAAGTGGGCGGTCAGTGGGATGTTGAACAGCTCACCCCAGGTGCCGCCCGCGACGCCGTCGATCTTCTTGGCGATCCGGCGAGTGACCTCATTGCCCGCCGGGATCCACGTCGGATTGGGTTCGCCGTGGCCCTGCTTGCTGACCAGTCGACGGAACCCCAGCTTGCTCTTCTTGGTGTACGTGGTGATCGAGTTGTCGAGGTGCTGCATCACCAGCGCGATCATCGTGCGCTCACTCCACCGCCGCGGGTTGAGCAGTCGCATCGTGCCCCTGGGGTCGGACTGCGCGGACTGGACGAGCTGCTTCCAGCGCGGCACGCCGGTCCCGTCGGGCAGCACCCCGTCGGTCATGAGGGTCTGCAGCAGCCCCATGGCGTTGGACCCCTTGCCGTAGCGGCACGGTTCGATGTGGGTGTCTGCGGTGGGATGGATCGAGGACGTGATCGCCACGCCGTGGGTCAGGTCGAGATCGTCGCGCACCCGCAGCCGACCGGCCCCGACGATCGACTCGGAGTTGGTCCGGGTGAGCACGCCGAGCTGGTTCGACAGCTGCGGCAGCCGGCCGGTGTCGCGCATCTTGAACAGCAGTTGCTGCGTACCCCATGTGCCCGCCGCCACGATCACGTGCGACGCGGTGAACGTCCGCTTCTTCTTGCGCAGCCAGCGCCCGGTGCGGGCCGTGTGCACATCCCAGCCGCCACCGGGCCGCGGCTCGAAACTGGTCACCGTCGTCATCGGAATGACGTCTGCGCCAGCGGTTTCCGCCAGGCCCAGGTAGTTCTTCAGCAGGGTGTTCTTGGCGCCGTAGCGGCAGCCGGTCATGCAGGATCCGCATTCGATGCAACCGGTCCGCGCAGGTCCGACGCCTCCGAAGTACGGGTCGGGCACGGTCTTGCCGGGCGTCTTCTGGCCGTCCGGACCAAAGAACACGCCGACCGGCGTGGGCACGAAGGTGTCGCCGACGCCCATGTCGTCGGCCACCTCCTTGAGGATGCGGTCGGCGTCGGTGAACGTCGGGTTGGTGACGACGCCGAGCATCCGGGTGGCCTGGTCGTAGTGCGGCATCAACTCGGCGCGCCAGTCCGTGATGTGCGACCACTGCTTGTCGGCGAAGAACGGCTCCGGCGGCACGTACAGGGTGTTCGCGTAGTTCAGCGAGCCACCACCGACGCCGGCACCGGCCAGGATCATGCAGTTGCGCAGCAGATGGATGCGCTGGATGCCGTACATGCCGAGCCGCGGCATCCAGAGGAACTTGCGGAGGTTCCACGACGTCTTCGCCATGTCCTCGTCCTCGAACCGGCGGCCGGCCTCCAGCACACCGACGCGGTAGCCCTTCTCGGTGAGCCGCAGTGCGCTGACGCTGCCGCCGAAACCGGAGCCGATGATCAGGACGTCGTAGTCGGGATCCATGTGGACATTATGAACTTACCGACGGGTAACGTGCTAGACAGTCGACCCTAACTTGTAAAGTGCATGGCCTTGAGCAGCACCTTTGCGACGGCTCAGCGGCCGACGGTCAGGCCGACTTTCTGAAATTCCTTGAGGTCGCAGTAGCCGGCCTTGGCCATCGAGCGGCGCAGCCCTCCGACGAGGTTCAGCGAACCGAACGGATCGTCGGACGGTCCATTGAGCACCTGATCCAGCGCCGGGCGCTCACCGAGCGCCACCTGCAGCAGAGCACCGCGCGGCAGCGACGGGTGCGCGGCCGCCGACGGCCAGAACCAACCGTCGCCGAGCGCCTCGGCCGCCGAGGCCAGCGGCGTTCCCAACACGACGGCGTCGGCACCGCAGGCGATGGCCTTGGCGAGCTCACCGG contains:
- a CDS encoding alpha/beta hydrolase, which produces MPVRGSRRSRGAAALSGLTLRQISAVLPPERAWGLWTSRRIVARIMDSFGPSLAGTEVEKVDVRVRDGGRVVGEWVRGAGVEHAGQCIYFLHGSGFALCSPRTHRRLTAWLSRLTGLPVFCVDYRLAPRYRFPTAAVDVRSGWDWLCREKGYAPDSIVVAGDSAGGHLAVDLLLQSDVDHPAGLALFSPLIDLTFGLARVREELRRDPAIRATDAARLVGLYCAGTDLTHPRLTLDVAGGRRLPPTLIQAGGGEMLVGDARRLAADVTTAGGDCELQVWPDQVHVFQALPRLAPDAVPAMRRVAAFIAESLQTKEIRRAG
- a CDS encoding SDR family NAD(P)-dependent oxidoreductase, which translates into the protein MSLLGSSPKRSHGAAAVITGAGSGIGAAFATELAGRGGRVVCSDVDEVSSRATADAIVAAGGQATSVRCDVSQIDDVRQLAKEAQTWLDGPPTLMINNAGVGAGGAPIGEIELDDWSWVLGINLWGPINGCQVFTPIMRNAGRPGGIINVASAAAFGAAPGMAAYNVSKAGVLSLSETLAAELSGTGINVTVLCPTFVKTNIVEAGRISARSTQLADRLMRWTGFSPERVARTCLDTNDRGGLYCMPQPDARIGWAVKRLTPTVYTRAAGLTNRVTQ
- a CDS encoding ferritin-like domain-containing protein gives rise to the protein MDVMLAKIKDRQWALADIDWDAPGAETISDEFRPKLKAFMADLCWIENVGARGFAALAKKAPTPTLAEIYRYFHAEEQRHANAELALMKRWGMLSDGEMPEPNINIRLAIQWLDKYSDDMSLSILGTVIPMLEVALDGALLKFLLEEVHDPVCHQVFEKINNDESRHIAVDFDVLNMIGNATPRRLAIQFIGNVASPGVIIGALMYAPLLNRMRNNIVGMGLEPERLYNAMKRFKQLGERAEFTRRVPTYQLLKFHSKMVINPNHPYHLLANTMVRLSDRYPDALLSPIPTWFKELTHEPAA
- a CDS encoding flavin-containing monooxygenase; this translates as MHVYDTLIVGTGFTGIGAAIKLTQAGVEDIVIVERDDRVGGTWRDATYPGAACDIPSLLYSFSFVANPTWSRAYSPAAEIHQHIEDMVDRFDLRRRIRFGVEVDGLAFDEAEGVWNVSTSGRERYRARTIVLASGPLPDHVFPDIRGIDTYEGHKIHSARWDHGYDFAGKRVAVIGTGASAVQIVPKLVEEAAFVKVFQRTPGWVIPRLDVATPGRAQELFAKVPAAQRLARQALFWGHEASATALVWNSPLSNVVARVGKAHLKRQVKDPWLRRQLTPDFTPGCKRLLVSSDYYPALQRDNCKLIDWPIATMSPVGIRTSDGVEHHLDAIVFATGYDVHLTGPPYSVTGLGGRSLADEWTGGAQAYKSINASGYPNLFFMTGPNSGPGHNSLLVFVEGQIDYAVSGITTILRSDLRYLDVRAEVQGRHNEQLQKRLTKTTWMSGCNSWYLTADGFNASMYPGFATQYLRQMRDFRFGDYDAVARHAPAVAGMTSSA
- a CDS encoding MerR family transcriptional regulator, translating into MPPAKQPRQQAGAISTILNGLRRAPRQIRRGSRDVIENAVSQLFDAAVQPHGVEASGEYRIEELARLAGTTIRNIRVYRDRGLLHPPLRVGRIALFNDTHLTRLRLITSMLDRGYNIAHVHEMLSAWEQGKNLGDMLGLESAIAGSWATEKPDRMSVADAKQLIDDDAGFERLVGLGVVTVDGDEATIVRPKLIEAFNEIRQYGVSLDKLIDLHEQTAPLIDEISGILVRAGVDHVLTRIQPGAALPPDTEVAELITMLVRFRTQAVAAVSATLAFSIESTIESVVSQILGEFIEKAAEDQA
- the guaA gene encoding glutamine-hydrolyzing GMP synthase, yielding METASPRPVLVVDFGAQYAQLIARRVREARVYSEVIPHTATVDEIKAKDPAAIVLSGGPASVYAEGAPQLDPALFDLDVPVFGICYGFQAMAQALGGTVAHTGTSEYGRTDLKVDGGELHSDLPANQPVWMSHGDAVTAAPEGFSVVATSAGAPVAAFENRDRRLAGVQYHPEVLHSPHGQQVLSRFLHEFAGIGATWTPANIADALIEQVRAQIGDGRALCGLSGGVDSAVAAALVQRAIGDRLTCVFVDHGLLRAGERGQVQRDFVAATGAKLVTVDAEERFLQALSGVTNPEGKRKIIGREFIRAFEGAVREVAGEHGSDVDFLVQGTLYPDVVESGGGTGAANIKSHHNVGGLPDDLKFKLVEPLRLLFKDEVRAVGRELGLPEEIVGRQPFPGPGLGIRIVGEVTAARLDTLRRADSIAREELTSAGLDNQIWQCPVVLLADVRSVGVQGDGRTYGHPIVLRPVSSEDAMTADWTRVPYEVLERISTRITNEVSEVNRVVLDVTSKPPGTIEWE
- a CDS encoding GMC family oxidoreductase, whose product is MDPDYDVLIIGSGFGGSVSALRLTEKGYRVGVLEAGRRFEDEDMAKTSWNLRKFLWMPRLGMYGIQRIHLLRNCMILAGAGVGGGSLNYANTLYVPPEPFFADKQWSHITDWRAELMPHYDQATRMLGVVTNPTFTDADRILKEVADDMGVGDTFVPTPVGVFFGPDGQKTPGKTVPDPYFGGVGPARTGCIECGSCMTGCRYGAKNTLLKNYLGLAETAGADVIPMTTVTSFEPRPGGGWDVHTARTGRWLRKKKRTFTASHVIVAAGTWGTQQLLFKMRDTGRLPQLSNQLGVLTRTNSESIVGAGRLRVRDDLDLTHGVAITSSIHPTADTHIEPCRYGKGSNAMGLLQTLMTDGVLPDGTGVPRWKQLVQSAQSDPRGTMRLLNPRRWSERTMIALVMQHLDNSITTYTKKSKLGFRRLVSKQGHGEPNPTWIPAGNEVTRRIAKKIDGVAGGTWGELFNIPLTAHFLGGATIGDTAEHGVIDPYHRVHHYPTLSVVDGAAISANMGVNPSLSITAQAERAASLWPNKGEVDQRPAQGQPYQRLAPIPPQHPVVPADAPAALRRLPIEPVRSIG